Proteins from one Ornithobacterium rhinotracheale genomic window:
- the rpsO gene encoding 30S ribosomal protein S15 codes for MYLDPQKKREIFEKYGDNANDTGSAESQIALFTYRINHLSEHLKVNRKDFNTERALVKLVGKRKSLLDYLIKNDIERYRAIIKELGIRK; via the coding sequence ATGTATTTAGACCCACAAAAGAAAAGAGAAATTTTTGAAAAGTATGGCGACAATGCCAACGATACTGGATCAGCAGAAAGCCAAATCGCACTTTTCACTTACAGAATCAACCACCTATCTGAGCACTTAAAAGTGAACAGAAAAGATTTCAACACTGAAAGAGCTTTGGTGAAATTGGTAGGTAAAAGAAAAAGTTTGCTAGACTACTTAATCAAAAACGATATTGAAAGATACCGTGCAATCATTAAAGAATTAGGTATCAGAAAATAA
- the mnmE gene encoding tRNA uridine-5-carboxymethylaminomethyl(34) synthesis GTPase MnmE — translation MNYEETIIAPATGMQSAAIAVLRISGEKAFEITEKCFKPKNKKRKISEKSHALIFGDMVDNNGNWIDEVLVSVFKNPNSYTGEDTVEISCHGSSFIIQQIIDLYLKNGARMANAGEFTLRAFKNGKLDLAQAEAVADLIASDTQAAHDLAMNQMRGGVSTKLKELRKQLIHFAAMLELELDFTEEDVEFADREEFLLLVKNLQTHIQTLINSFQYGNAIKDGIPIAILGKPNAGKSSLLNSILNEDKAIVSDIEGTTRDSIEDVVIANGIKFRLIDTAGIRETEDTIEALGVERAIANAKKSKLVLFLYDTENTQPEEITKLLQPIKNLGIHLFLIENKIDVRNGFNPEFFNSDEISSLKENFSSVKNLGISAKNSAQVSDLMTEIASLVKDWKNTSDTIITHARHKEALEKTLTSLQATQQALEMNIPGDLMAQDVREAIRHLGSITGDIEVDRDILGTIFSEFCIGK, via the coding sequence ATGAACTACGAAGAAACCATCATTGCCCCAGCTACGGGCATGCAATCAGCGGCAATTGCTGTACTTAGAATTTCTGGCGAAAAGGCTTTTGAAATCACCGAAAAATGCTTTAAACCTAAAAATAAAAAAAGAAAGATTTCGGAAAAATCGCACGCCTTGATTTTTGGCGATATGGTAGACAACAATGGCAATTGGATTGATGAAGTGCTGGTTTCTGTGTTTAAAAATCCCAATTCCTACACGGGTGAGGATACGGTAGAAATCTCGTGCCACGGCTCGTCGTTCATCATTCAGCAAATCATAGATTTATATTTAAAAAATGGTGCACGCATGGCAAATGCGGGCGAATTTACCTTGCGTGCCTTTAAAAACGGAAAATTAGACTTGGCGCAAGCCGAAGCCGTGGCGGATTTGATCGCGTCGGATACGCAAGCAGCACATGATTTAGCGATGAACCAAATGCGTGGTGGCGTTTCGACCAAATTGAAAGAACTGCGCAAACAACTCATTCACTTTGCCGCTATGCTTGAGTTGGAACTGGATTTTACCGAAGAAGATGTGGAATTTGCCGACCGAGAGGAGTTTTTACTTTTGGTTAAAAATCTACAAACGCACATTCAAACTTTGATAAATTCATTCCAGTACGGAAATGCGATAAAAGACGGAATTCCGATTGCGATTTTGGGCAAGCCCAATGCGGGAAAATCTTCGTTGCTCAATAGTATTTTGAACGAAGATAAAGCTATTGTTTCTGATATTGAGGGAACGACACGCGACAGCATAGAGGATGTAGTGATTGCTAATGGGATTAAATTTAGATTAATCGACACGGCGGGCATTCGCGAAACCGAAGACACCATCGAGGCTCTAGGGGTAGAACGCGCCATTGCCAATGCCAAAAAATCGAAATTAGTCCTATTTTTATACGACACCGAAAACACTCAACCTGAAGAAATTACAAAATTACTGCAACCGATTAAAAATTTAGGAATTCACCTATTCTTAATTGAAAATAAAATCGATGTGCGAAATGGATTTAACCCAGAATTCTTTAATTCCGATGAAATTTCATCGCTAAAGGAAAACTTTTCTAGTGTAAAAAATCTTGGAATTTCGGCTAAAAACTCGGCTCAAGTTTCTGATTTAATGACCGAAATCGCTAGTCTTGTAAAAGATTGGAAAAACACTAGCGACACGATTATCACCCATGCGCGTCACAAAGAAGCACTCGAGAAAACTTTGACAAGTCTACAAGCCACGCAACAAGCACTTGAAATGAATATTCCAGGAGATTTGATGGCTCAAGATGTGCGCGAGGCAATTCGCCACTTAGGAAGCATTACGGGCGATATCGAAGTCGATCGTGATATTTTGGGTACTATCTTTAGTGAGTTCTGTATCGGGAAGTAG
- a CDS encoding DUF2971 domain-containing protein: MTLIFVADRDNHMYQSHPNCIQPDNEYIYVWRYLDLKKFLSFVQTRSLFFCALNNFEDNFEGSIPRNNILRRTDLLKNIPKNKHEFYLNGLMKFKELHKMFREMIYVNCWHSNQNESIAMWKIYSRNDEGVAIRSTYKQLKESIEDEKRIFMGIVKYIDYDKDIIDDSNALSSVFHKRLEYSFENEVRLVTDGLNERTFQKSIENKALGVATWIN, from the coding sequence ATGACTCTTATATTTGTTGCAGATAGAGATAATCATATGTACCAAAGTCATCCAAATTGTATCCAACCAGATAATGAATATATTTATGTATGGAGATATTTGGACCTAAAAAAGTTTTTATCTTTTGTACAAACAAGAAGCCTTTTCTTTTGTGCATTAAATAATTTTGAGGATAACTTTGAAGGTTCGATACCACGTAATAATATTTTAAGACGAACAGATTTATTAAAGAATATTCCCAAAAATAAACATGAGTTTTATTTGAATGGTCTTATGAAATTTAAAGAGCTTCATAAGATGTTCAGAGAGATGATTTATGTAAACTGTTGGCATTCTAATCAAAATGAATCTATTGCGATGTGGAAAATTTATTCAAGAAATGACGAAGGGGTTGCTATTAGATCTACATATAAACAATTAAAAGAAAGTATTGAAGATGAAAAACGAATATTCATGGGAATAGTTAAATATATTGATTATGATAAGGATATTATTGATGATAGCAATGCATTATCTTCAGTTTTTCATAAGCGATTAGAATATTCTTTTGAGAATGAGGTAAGATTGGTAACTGATGGTCTAAATGAGCGAACTTTTCAAAAATCAATTGAGAATAAAGCATTAGGAGTTGCAACTTGGATAAATTGA
- a CDS encoding S9 family peptidase, with product MNTPNWPNIPFPKAEQKDYVRNIHGERVNDPYFWMNAYFKKTEDSPAVLAHLEQENIYAEQMMADTKNLQDQLFVEMRSRIKEKDESVPTFINGYYYYTRTEEGKQYYKFCRKKASLDAPEEILLDVDEMAEGKAYFNAKGFSISPNNELLAFGVDEVSRRQYKIFIKDLKTGKIYDEGIRNTSGSSVWANDNQTIFYTENNTETLLSEKIKRHQLGTQASEDVCVYHEQDPTNYIGVYKSKNRDYILIYSSATTSSEERFIKADEPFSEFQVFQKRRKDVLYSVVPLEDRFLIMTNDQAENFKLMQCPLDKTTVEHWEEIIPHRSDVLLESVEEFKDFLVITERFNGLTRLVIQNRKTKEEKLVSFDDPTYVVYPSGNEEYNSQELRFVYNSMVTPPSVYDENMVTGERKLLKQQEVLGDFNKDLYTSERLFATAQDGTKIPISIVYKKDTPRNENTPLLLYGYGSYGYSLDASFSTTRLSLLNRGFVFAIAHVRGGEEMGRAWYENGKLLKKKNTFNDFIDCVKFLIQENYTSPAHLYAEGGSAGGLLMGAIANQAPELWNGIIAQVPFVDVINTMLDETIPLTTNEYDEWGNPNNEEFYHYMKSYSPYENIKAQKYPNMLITTGLHDSQVQYFEPAKWAAKLRDFNQGETKILFKTEMDFGHGGASGRFDYLKETAFEFAFLFKLEGITQ from the coding sequence ATGAATACTCCCAATTGGCCCAACATTCCTTTTCCTAAGGCTGAACAAAAAGACTATGTGCGCAACATTCACGGCGAGCGTGTCAACGACCCCTATTTCTGGATGAATGCTTATTTCAAAAAAACGGAAGATAGCCCTGCCGTGCTTGCTCATCTAGAACAAGAAAACATCTATGCCGAACAAATGATGGCAGATACCAAAAATCTACAAGATCAACTCTTTGTAGAAATGCGTAGCCGAATCAAGGAAAAAGATGAAAGTGTACCAACCTTTATCAATGGCTATTATTACTACACTCGCACCGAGGAGGGCAAACAATATTATAAATTTTGCCGAAAAAAGGCATCGCTTGATGCCCCAGAAGAAATTTTGCTCGATGTAGATGAAATGGCAGAAGGCAAGGCTTATTTTAATGCTAAGGGCTTCTCTATCAGTCCAAATAACGAATTATTGGCTTTTGGCGTAGATGAAGTTTCAAGACGACAATATAAAATCTTTATTAAAGATTTAAAAACAGGAAAAATCTACGACGAAGGCATCCGAAACACTTCGGGCTCAAGCGTCTGGGCAAATGATAATCAAACGATTTTTTACACCGAAAATAATACAGAAACACTTTTAAGCGAAAAAATCAAACGCCACCAATTGGGCACACAAGCCAGCGAAGATGTTTGTGTGTATCACGAGCAAGACCCGACCAATTACATCGGAGTTTATAAATCTAAAAATCGTGATTATATCCTAATTTATTCATCGGCTACCACTTCATCGGAGGAGCGATTCATCAAAGCCGATGAGCCTTTTAGCGAATTTCAAGTTTTTCAAAAACGCCGAAAAGATGTTTTATACAGCGTGGTGCCGCTGGAAGACAGATTTTTAATCATGACTAATGACCAAGCCGAGAATTTTAAGCTTATGCAATGTCCGCTTGATAAAACTACGGTAGAACATTGGGAAGAAATCATTCCGCACCGCAGCGATGTTTTGCTCGAAAGCGTGGAAGAATTTAAAGACTTTTTAGTCATTACTGAAAGATTTAACGGGCTCACGCGTTTAGTCATTCAAAACCGAAAAACCAAGGAAGAAAAACTCGTAAGTTTTGATGATCCCACCTATGTGGTGTACCCAAGCGGCAACGAAGAATACAATTCACAAGAGTTGCGATTTGTGTACAATTCTATGGTTACCCCACCATCGGTCTACGATGAAAACATGGTAACGGGCGAAAGAAAATTACTAAAACAGCAAGAAGTTTTAGGCGACTTCAACAAAGATTTATATACTTCTGAAAGGCTTTTTGCCACCGCACAAGACGGCACAAAAATTCCGATTTCGATTGTTTATAAAAAAGATACACCCCGAAACGAAAACACTCCACTCCTACTCTACGGCTATGGTTCTTACGGCTATTCGCTCGACGCAAGTTTCTCTACCACAAGACTTTCATTATTAAATCGAGGTTTTGTTTTTGCCATTGCCCATGTGCGTGGGGGCGAAGAAATGGGGCGTGCTTGGTACGAAAACGGAAAACTACTTAAAAAGAAAAATACATTCAATGATTTTATAGATTGTGTCAAATTTTTAATCCAAGAAAACTACACTTCGCCAGCACATTTGTATGCCGAGGGCGGAAGTGCGGGCGGACTGCTCATGGGAGCGATTGCTAACCAAGCACCCGAACTCTGGAACGGAATCATTGCACAAGTGCCTTTTGTAGATGTCATCAACACAATGCTCGACGAGACGATTCCGCTCACTACCAACGAGTACGACGAGTGGGGAAATCCGAACAATGAGGAATTTTATCATTACATGAAATCCTACTCCCCTTACGAAAACATCAAGGCACAAAAGTACCCCAACATGCTCATCACCACAGGATTGCACGATAGCCAAGTGCAATATTTTGAGCCTGCAAAATGGGCGGCAAAACTGAGAGATTTTAACCAAGGTGAAACTAAAATATTGTTTAAAACCGAAATGGATTTCGGGCACGGGGGCGCATCTGGACGATTTGATTATCTAAAAGAAACCGCTTTTGAATTTGCCTTTTTATTTAAATTAGAAGGAATTACACAATAA
- a CDS encoding relaxase/mobilization nuclease domain-containing protein: MVGKGASTKGSARAFDYILDDKGQAIELGRNLLGGTNGHELLKEMRFVQQMNKHCSNNTFSFVLSPCPDRDYSRLELKQYATDFIREMKLSKHQWIATIHNSTKTKHIHIIANRINSQTGSALNDFRIGKRTQILSQKIAEKYGLTTAKMIAERKQREQENLRAYYKEMFLQETQWSKSIFEVIDDLQSHNIHMVPMKNKKGETQGFRFMSAEEKKQYDERIYKSGRKKGEILGIKASDLGKEFSLKHMKKRGIDFTGLKLTATQQKLLNNITLGSELKINQTNLTYKRKR; the protein is encoded by the coding sequence ATGGTTGGAAAAGGAGCTAGCACTAAAGGTTCTGCCCGAGCCTTTGACTATATTTTAGATGATAAAGGACAAGCCATAGAACTTGGGCGAAATTTACTAGGAGGTACTAATGGACATGAACTGCTAAAAGAAATGAGATTTGTACAACAAATGAATAAACATTGCAGCAATAATACATTTAGTTTTGTGCTAAGTCCATGCCCAGACCGAGATTATAGTAGGCTGGAATTAAAACAATACGCCACTGATTTTATCCGAGAAATGAAATTGAGTAAACATCAATGGATAGCCACAATCCATAATTCCACCAAGACAAAACACATCCATATCATAGCCAATCGCATAAATTCTCAAACAGGTTCCGCTTTAAACGATTTTAGAATTGGTAAAAGAACACAAATTCTCTCTCAAAAAATTGCAGAAAAATATGGTTTAACGACGGCTAAAATGATTGCAGAAAGAAAACAGAGAGAACAAGAAAATTTAAGGGCTTATTACAAAGAGATGTTTCTCCAAGAAACTCAATGGTCTAAATCAATTTTTGAAGTAATAGATGATTTGCAAAGCCACAACATACACATGGTACCAATGAAAAACAAAAAAGGAGAAACACAAGGTTTTAGATTTATGAGTGCAGAAGAGAAAAAGCAATATGATGAACGGATTTATAAAAGTGGACGCAAAAAGGGCGAAATACTGGGAATCAAAGCCTCTGATCTTGGCAAAGAGTTCAGTCTAAAGCATATGAAAAAACGAGGTATTGATTTTACAGGGCTAAAACTTACAGCTACTCAACAGAAATTATTAAATAATATAACACTTGGAAGTGAGCTAAAAATCAATCAAACAAATTTAACTTATAAAAGAAAACGATAA
- a CDS encoding class I SAM-dependent DNA methyltransferase has protein sequence MNPIDHNKIVSFIWSIADDCLRDVYVRGKYRDVILPMVVLRRLDALLETTKGKVMEEMKFQKEDVGLTEWDESSLQDASGYVFYNTSEWTLQKLYNTATNSQQILLANFEDYLNGFSPNVQEIIDKFNLKNQIRHMAQKDVLLDVLEKFTSPKINLTPLEKEDPDGRKLPPLTNLGMGYVFEELIRKFNEENNEEAGEHFTPREVIKLMTHIVFEPIKDDLDKVITIYDPACGSGGMLTEAQNFIKSEEGEIRALNTDIFLYGKEINDETYAICKSDMMIKGNDPSNIRVGSTLATDEFAGEKFNFMFSNPPYGKSWSGDQKYIKDGNQVIDERFIVKLKNYWGNLEECDATPRSSDGQLLFLMEMVNKMKSLKDNPKGSRVASVHNGSSLFTGDAGGGESNIRRYIIENDWLDCIVQLPNNLFYNTGITTYIWFLNNNKPAERKGKVILIDASQRYAKLRKNLGNKNCELAPEHIQEIQEAYLNFATIERKNEEEIAAKIFKNSDFGYYKVNIERPARLKAQLSAEKVESLRYEKTLAEPMQWAYETYGEKVYTELKNIERELLDWCEKNDIDLTNKKKKQLIAPATWSKQKKILDTASLLWQKIGDAVYSDFNLFKSEVEKTLKKENIKLSAAEKNQIYNAVSWYDETAEKVIAKKQKLEGDKLEQLLDYLGCTKEDLPDYGYYPTQKKGEYITYESQTDLRDSETIPLNQEIHDYFLREVKPYVEEAWIDLSKTKIGYEISFNKYFYQHKALRSIEEVNQDILALEQESDGLIAEILNI, from the coding sequence ATGAATCCCATAGATCACAACAAAATAGTTTCCTTTATCTGGTCGATTGCCGATGATTGCTTGAGAGATGTTTATGTGCGAGGTAAATACCGAGATGTTATTTTACCCATGGTGGTACTCCGAAGGCTAGATGCACTTCTAGAAACTACCAAGGGTAAAGTGATGGAGGAAATGAAGTTCCAAAAAGAAGATGTAGGGCTCACTGAATGGGATGAATCTTCTTTGCAAGATGCCTCTGGATATGTTTTCTACAATACCAGCGAGTGGACTTTGCAGAAGTTGTATAATACAGCAACCAATAGCCAGCAGATATTGCTTGCTAATTTTGAAGATTATTTAAATGGATTTAGCCCAAATGTCCAGGAAATAATAGATAAATTCAATTTAAAAAATCAAATTCGCCACATGGCACAAAAAGATGTTTTGCTAGATGTGCTAGAAAAATTCACTTCGCCCAAAATTAATTTAACCCCACTAGAAAAAGAAGATCCAGATGGGAGGAAACTCCCACCGCTCACCAATCTGGGTATGGGCTATGTTTTCGAGGAACTGATTCGAAAATTTAACGAAGAAAACAATGAGGAAGCGGGAGAGCACTTCACCCCGAGAGAGGTTATTAAGCTTATGACACACATTGTGTTTGAGCCGATTAAAGATGATTTAGACAAAGTAATTACCATTTACGATCCTGCTTGCGGTTCTGGAGGAATGCTTACCGAGGCTCAAAATTTCATCAAGAGCGAGGAGGGTGAAATACGAGCCCTAAACACCGATATCTTTTTGTATGGGAAAGAAATAAACGATGAAACCTACGCGATTTGCAAATCGGATATGATGATCAAAGGCAACGACCCTTCAAATATTCGTGTGGGTTCCACATTGGCCACAGATGAATTTGCTGGCGAGAAATTTAATTTCATGTTTTCCAATCCACCTTATGGCAAATCCTGGAGCGGAGACCAAAAATACATCAAAGACGGAAATCAAGTAATCGATGAGCGTTTTATCGTAAAACTAAAGAATTACTGGGGAAATCTTGAAGAGTGTGATGCCACCCCTCGCTCGTCTGATGGGCAATTGCTTTTCTTGATGGAAATGGTAAACAAAATGAAATCGCTCAAAGACAACCCTAAAGGATCTCGTGTAGCATCGGTGCACAATGGGTCTAGCCTTTTCACAGGAGATGCAGGAGGAGGAGAGAGTAATATTCGCCGTTATATCATAGAAAATGATTGGCTAGATTGTATCGTACAATTGCCTAATAATTTGTTCTACAACACAGGTATCACTACCTACATTTGGTTTTTAAATAACAATAAACCCGCCGAACGAAAAGGCAAAGTCATTTTAATAGATGCCTCTCAACGCTATGCCAAACTACGCAAAAACTTGGGAAACAAAAATTGTGAGCTTGCGCCAGAACATATACAAGAAATTCAAGAAGCTTATTTAAACTTTGCAACCATAGAACGAAAAAACGAAGAGGAAATAGCTGCCAAAATATTCAAAAATTCAGATTTTGGATACTACAAAGTAAACATTGAACGCCCAGCAAGATTAAAAGCACAACTAAGTGCCGAAAAAGTGGAAAGCCTACGCTACGAAAAAACACTTGCCGAGCCCATGCAGTGGGCTTATGAAACCTATGGCGAAAAGGTGTATACAGAGCTGAAAAATATAGAAAGAGAATTACTAGACTGGTGCGAAAAAAATGATATAGATTTAACGAATAAAAAGAAAAAACAACTCATAGCCCCAGCCACCTGGAGCAAACAGAAAAAAATATTGGACACCGCATCATTGCTTTGGCAAAAGATAGGAGATGCTGTGTATAGCGATTTTAATTTATTTAAATCTGAGGTAGAAAAAACACTTAAAAAAGAAAATATAAAACTTTCTGCCGCAGAGAAAAATCAAATATACAATGCCGTGTCGTGGTATGATGAAACAGCAGAAAAAGTAATTGCCAAAAAACAAAAATTAGAGGGAGACAAGCTAGAGCAGCTCCTAGACTATCTAGGTTGCACCAAAGAGGATCTGCCAGACTATGGCTATTATCCTACCCAAAAGAAAGGAGAGTACATAACCTACGAGAGCCAGACCGATTTGCGCGATAGCGAAACCATACCGCTTAACCAAGAAATACACGACTACTTTTTGCGAGAGGTGAAACCCTATGTAGAAGAAGCATGGATCGATCTAAGCAAAACCAAAATTGGCTATGAAATTAGCTTTAATAAATACTTTTACCAGCACAAAGCACTGCGAAGCATAGAGGAAGTAAACCAAGATATACTAGCACTAGAACAAGAAAGCGATGGGCTGATTGCTGAAATTTTAAATATATAA
- a CDS encoding plasmid mobilization protein has product MSNKNQKIEIRVDAWDKALIRQKATDLNLSMSEYILRTALGRELPAPVDAKQVEAYLLLRQYRLNFMRIKNLLKKGNYSLMIDRIDDLIEKIEKHLNFIENGWKRS; this is encoded by the coding sequence ATGAGTAATAAAAATCAAAAAATAGAAATACGCGTTGACGCTTGGGACAAAGCTTTAATAAGACAAAAAGCCACTGATTTAAATTTAAGCATGTCAGAATACATTTTAAGAACTGCTCTCGGCAGAGAGCTCCCCGCCCCTGTTGATGCTAAACAAGTGGAAGCTTATTTACTGCTTCGGCAGTATAGGTTAAACTTCATGAGAATCAAAAACCTCTTAAAGAAAGGGAATTATAGTTTAATGATAGATAGAATAGACGATTTAATTGAAAAAATAGAAAAACATTTAAATTTTATTGAAAATGGTTGGAAAAGGAGCTAG
- a CDS encoding polyribonucleotide nucleotidyltransferase: MNYQEFTEEIRLKDGRSITLSTGKLAKQADGAVVVKMGGTMLLATVVGAKEAKDGVDFMPLTVEYREKFSAAGKIPGGFIKREGRPTDDEILTMRLVDRVMRPLFPKDYHAEVQVIISVMSYDGTVIPDSLAGLAASTAMALTDIPFKSLISEVRVARVDGELLINPDVQTLKKADLDIMVGASKDSVVMVEGEMNEISEKEMVEAIKFAHEAIKEQIDAQERLAEKVGKSFPKREYCHEVNDEALEQRIHNELYQKLYDVAKEPSDKHERSEKFDAVLAEFKAQFSEEELEEKEALIDKYFGDTKKEAVRQMILNESVRLDGRNPKEIRPIWCEVDYLPATHGSSIFTRGETQSLSTVTLGSSLDVDRIDSIVEEYDKKFYLHYNFPPFSTGEARPIRGTSRREVGHGNLAERALKKMIPEDNPYTIRLVSEILESNGSSSMATVCAGTLALMDAGIKIKKPVSGIAMGLITDPESGKWTVLSDILGDEDHLGDMDFKVTGTRDGITACQMDIKIAGLSYEILEKALMQAHDGRMYILDKILETIPEPNENYKPTAPKIVTLRIKGDFIGAVIGPGGKVIQELQAETGTTISIEEDGDFGVVEISGVDQNGMDAAIQRIKDITFEPEIGGVYKGTVVSIKPFGAFVQIRKGVEGLVHISELEWSRVNDVEDVVKVGDEIEVKYLENDKKTGKMRLSRKVLLPKPEKKD; encoded by the coding sequence ATGAATTATCAAGAATTTACAGAAGAAATCCGTCTAAAAGACGGGCGTTCCATTACCCTTTCCACCGGAAAACTTGCTAAGCAAGCCGATGGCGCAGTGGTAGTGAAGATGGGTGGCACCATGCTCCTTGCTACCGTAGTAGGAGCGAAAGAAGCTAAAGATGGCGTAGACTTTATGCCACTTACCGTAGAATACCGCGAAAAATTCTCTGCCGCAGGGAAAATCCCTGGTGGTTTCATCAAAAGAGAAGGTCGCCCTACGGATGATGAAATCTTAACAATGCGATTGGTTGACCGTGTGATGAGACCTTTATTCCCAAAAGATTATCACGCAGAAGTTCAAGTAATCATAAGTGTAATGTCTTACGACGGAACTGTAATTCCAGACTCATTGGCTGGTCTTGCGGCTTCTACCGCAATGGCATTAACCGATATCCCTTTCAAAAGTTTAATTTCTGAGGTGCGCGTAGCTCGTGTAGACGGAGAATTGCTCATTAATCCAGATGTCCAAACATTGAAAAAAGCAGACCTAGACATTATGGTTGGGGCTTCTAAAGATTCAGTGGTGATGGTGGAAGGTGAGATGAATGAAATCTCTGAAAAAGAAATGGTAGAAGCCATCAAATTTGCTCACGAAGCAATCAAAGAGCAAATCGATGCGCAAGAAAGATTGGCTGAAAAAGTAGGAAAATCTTTCCCAAAAAGAGAATACTGCCACGAAGTGAATGATGAAGCATTGGAGCAAAGAATCCACAATGAGCTTTATCAAAAATTATATGATGTAGCTAAAGAACCAAGCGACAAACATGAGCGTTCAGAGAAATTTGATGCTGTTTTAGCTGAGTTCAAAGCACAATTTAGCGAAGAAGAATTAGAAGAAAAAGAAGCGCTTATCGACAAATATTTTGGTGACACTAAAAAAGAAGCAGTTCGCCAAATGATTTTGAACGAGAGTGTGCGTTTGGATGGTAGAAATCCAAAAGAAATTCGCCCAATCTGGTGTGAAGTAGATTATTTACCCGCTACACACGGTTCTTCAATCTTTACGCGTGGGGAAACTCAATCATTAAGTACCGTAACCCTTGGTTCGTCACTTGATGTAGACAGAATCGACAGCATTGTAGAAGAATATGACAAAAAATTCTATTTACACTACAATTTCCCACCATTCTCAACAGGTGAAGCGCGCCCAATTAGAGGAACTTCTCGCCGCGAAGTAGGTCACGGAAACTTAGCAGAGCGTGCGTTGAAAAAAATGATTCCAGAAGATAACCCATACACTATTCGCTTAGTCTCTGAAATCTTAGAATCAAACGGCTCCTCCTCTATGGCCACCGTGTGCGCAGGAACCTTAGCTTTAATGGATGCAGGTATCAAAATCAAAAAACCCGTATCTGGAATTGCTATGGGGCTCATTACCGACCCAGAATCTGGAAAGTGGACCGTGCTCTCAGACATCTTAGGAGACGAAGACCACCTAGGAGATATGGACTTTAAAGTAACCGGTACTCGCGATGGAATTACCGCTTGCCAAATGGATATCAAAATTGCTGGGCTAAGCTATGAAATCTTAGAAAAAGCCCTTATGCAAGCCCACGACGGCAGAATGTATATCTTAGATAAAATCCTAGAAACCATTCCTGAACCAAACGAAAATTATAAACCTACGGCTCCAAAAATTGTTACTTTAAGAATTAAAGGAGACTTCATTGGTGCGGTAATTGGTCCTGGTGGAAAAGTAATCCAAGAGCTTCAAGCAGAAACAGGCACTACCATTTCGATTGAAGAAGATGGCGATTTCGGAGTTGTGGAAATTTCGGGTGTAGACCAAAACGGAATGGACGCCGCTATTCAAAGAATCAAAGACATTACTTTTGAACCAGAAATCGGAGGGGTTTACAAAGGAACCGTAGTTTCTATCAAACCTTTCGGAGCTTTTGTTCAAATCAGAAAAGGCGTTGAAGGATTAGTTCACATTTCAGAGCTTGAGTGGAGCCGCGTAAACGATGTAGAAGATGTGGTGAAGGTAGGCGACGAAATCGAGGTGAAATATCTTGAAAACGACAAAAAGACTGGTAAAATGAGACTTTCAAGAAAAGTTTTATTACCAAAACCAGAGAAAAAAGACTAA